Proteins from a genomic interval of Clostridium sp. 'deep sea':
- a CDS encoding immunoglobulin-like domain-containing protein, whose translation MQVAKGKKSTKFLALLLCFALIFSNFTSIQGFAETEEVLKITSQQQEDNTNRQTAGIKMPTESTEKNLRQEVTEPPSDTTDGDDDKVTEPNDEDDEVTEPPSENEDDEDDEVTEPSTDDEDDEDDEATEPSTDDEDDEATEPSTDDEDDEATEPSTDDEDDEATEPSTDDEDDEVTEPSTDDEDDEATEPSTDDEDDEATEPSTDDEDDEVTEPSTDDEDDEVTEPPSENEDGEDDEVTEPSSDDQLMTLMMVPQYLTELPSPNINQNAAYFYASDFSGRTVKIFPLKSLENIHHIEQVSGVDSGYTDIASSTGKLYGVSSGICGGLYEVKRGNDKKITDEVYGNALHYDGAGKFYFMKGTILAFYDINNDTVQDVIDVGYYSKGDLAFYNNDIYLLGKRKHNSHRCLLIRITHELNVEVVKYINNNSFGLAVCENNLYVAYDNKVQAINPNTGNYLGEAILVPGLGYIYGLAQANDDSQITYVPGYVYSQHYKINQLPTVSDEQKWRLDSHDIKLGLPVIKKSLTGRNNYTKNSTEAAFLKHVPSVFPDSKSKNAQKIYGYLIPQANITDIRVTTDDGVRFYLDSDLNNNINLSDLLIDKFIVQSKTTYETKVNLSRGTPYLYQISYFNWGGAGALYFEYKSDNHWTRVPANWWHIKLNTAIPFENTPPTIVVNPSKETIFYNNTSYNINHGVTVHDNEQPDLAYQTDDDNFVHGNTGDTEKVYNIKYTAEDAFGKKTEATRKVTILPNQAPVVEVNEPIINIAFKSEFNDSLIMQGVSAKDVDGSVQSLDYNIPIPIDTHQQNTSFIINYIAVDNDGKVGYGTKTVKIGANHKPKLTVPSSIKKILFGAPSINLLEDITATDVEDGNLIDQVVYNPKTIDTQIATTTEIIYTVSDNDGLTSEASRDYEVLNNNPPQLIVNNVTIEYGANFNESDYNNYSVSDVEDDAHALKVKVAYLGKVNTYQPNSYTISYTATDSAGAKVTKDRIVTVVDTKMPTINNEYPTVTIKLGTKYGLNEIMAGVSASDPVDGPLNVTYTGSVNTSIVAQYKITYSAKDFNNNEVTCTRIVNVADKTDPTLTVNPLRIVVLKGDKIDDYFMGVSATDNYDTDVKITKRGTANTNKEGDHKVTYIATDDSGNKTEVTRIYHVNYAPTIITNGVRNVYFGEKINVYSEITTNDQDGTVESVIAEPNTIDSKTVGATIVKYTVTDNDKAVTVGFKTFSVKQNNPPVLTIKRLNPNQLVDTVEYGASFEMFNGVSAKDKEDDKLGFKVEITYDNELDTSKVGIHSIEYTATDSELATDKKIRVIAVIDTNKPTITNKIANVDLLLGDTYNKADILAGVEAKDKVDGVLPSSNISYTIKDKNNQIVSEIKSDLVMNYTITYEAVDKHNNKSNEVTRTVSVKDKEAPVFEAYNNYIVVQQGATIDYLAGIKANDNYDSTVQIKHDGDINTKNPGEYTVTYTATDSSLNEAKIKRTYRVNAKPIINITNPSQEVYYGEQNIDVLAGVTANDSEDGDLTAVIDVDLNTIDSTIVGSKKVTYEVVDKDGAKTIATKTFTVLPNKQPVLTVNAINEPIKFGSKFDTLTGVSATDYEDKKLGLDVDIKFDKKIDTTTAGNQTITYTATDSAGAKVTKSRTVTVAANTAPVITFKNNETVITFEYGVVVTKEMQLNNVEANDNEDGVITDITTDAEAKAYAVGDHIITYTAKDKHDLVGTNSRTMRIKDTEAPVLTNKIANVDLVLGDTYPKAKILAGVEAKDKVDGVLPCSNISYTIKDKNNQIVSEIKSDLVMNYTITYEAVDKHNNKSNEVTRTVSVKDKEAPVFEAYNNYIVVQQGATIDYLAGIKANDNYDSIVEITHDGKINTDSPGEYTVTYTATDSSLNEAKIKRTYRVNAKPIIHIANPSQEVYYGEQNIDVLAGVTANDSEDGDLTAVIDVDLNTIDSTIVGSKKVTYEVVDKDGAKTIATKTFTVLPNKQPVLTVNAINEPIKFGSKFDTLTGVSATDYEDKKLGLDVDIKFDKKIDTTTAGNQTITYTATDSAGAKVTKSRTVTVAANTAPVITFKNNETVITFEYGVVVTKEMQLNNVEANDNEDGVITDITTDAEAKAYAVGDHIITYTAKDKHDLVGTNSRTMRIKDTEAPVLTNKIANVDLVLGDTYPKAKILAGVEAKDKVDGVLPSSSISYTIKDKNNQIVSEIKSDLVMNYTITYEAVDKHNNKSNEVTRTVSVKDKEAPVFEAYNNYIVVQQGATIDYLAGIKANDNYDSTVQIKHDGDINTKNPGEYIVTYTATDSSLNEAKIKRTYRVNAKPIIHIANPSQEVYYGEQNIDVLAGVTANDSEDGDLTAVIDVDLNTIDSTIVGSKKVTYEVVDKDGAKTIATKTFTVLPNKQPVLTVNAINEPIKFGSKFDTLTGVSATDYEDKKLGLDVDIKFDKKIDTTTAGNQTITYTATDSAGAKVTKSRTVTVAENTAPVITFKNNETVITFEYGVVVTKEMQLNNVEANDNEDGVITDITTDAEAKAYAVGDHIITYTAKDKHDLVGTNSRTMRIKDTEAPVLTNKIANVDLVLGDTYPKAKILAGVEAKDKVDGVLPSSSISYTIKDKNNQIVSEIKSDLVMNYTITYKAVDKHNNKSNEVTRTVSVKDKEAPVFEAYNNYIVVQQGATIDYLAGIKANDNYDSTVQIKHDGDINTKNPGEYIVTYTATDSSLNEAKIKRTYRVNAKPIIHITNPSQEVYYGEQNIDVLAGVTANDSEDGDLTAVIDVDLNTIDSTIVGSKKVTYEVVDKDGAKTIATKTFTVLLNKQPVLTVNAINEPIKFGSKFDTLTGVSATDYEDKKLGLDVDIKFDKKIDTTTAGNQTITYTATDSAGAKVTKSRTVTVAANTAPVITFKNNETVITFEYGVVVTKEMQLNNVEANDNEDGVITDITTDAEAKAYAVGDHTITYTAKDKHDLVGTNSRTMTIEDTEAPVIENNLAEKTITVGTEYGDSDILSGVSASDPIDGEVAVTYVIELVKADGSKEKVSAIAKDSLGKYLITYSAKDKNGNLADTKERTVEVIDDVKPQLSINPNRIRVLRGRTVSNYLYGVTATDNYNTNVTIKHNGPINTDSLGEKTVEYVAKDASGNEVKGTRVYVVYEYYYPPTPPEPKPEPKPEPPTPETPTEPGDEEIIEDDETPLGVVEYFDPYIHGYEDKTFRPANNVTRAELAAMISRILKLNLDEPTDISFSDVAEGKWYTKCILAVSKLGLFNVYEDGTFKPNQAATRAEVSYLFSQYWKYLNIEVNNQADYFTDIKGHWAEAYINQMYNAGVVNGFKDKTFRPDTALKREQVVVIINKLIGRPVLQPESPSFPDMPKEHWAYGEVEAATVSFEREKQE comes from the coding sequence ATGCAAGTAGCAAAAGGCAAAAAGAGCACAAAATTTTTGGCTTTATTATTATGCTTTGCATTAATTTTTTCTAATTTTACTTCAATTCAGGGTTTTGCTGAGACAGAAGAAGTTTTAAAGATAACTTCACAACAGCAAGAGGACAATACCAATAGACAAACTGCTGGAATTAAAATGCCAACAGAGAGCACTGAAAAAAATCTGAGACAAGAAGTAACTGAGCCACCGTCAGATACAACAGATGGTGATGATGATAAAGTGACTGAGCCAAACGATGAAGATGACGAAGTGACTGAGCCACCATCAGAAAACGAAGATGATGAAGATGACGAAGTAACTGAGCCATCAACAGATGATGAAGATGATGAAGATGACGAAGCAACTGAGCCATCAACAGATGATGAAGATGACGAAGCAACTGAGCCATCAACAGATGATGAAGATGACGAAGCAACTGAGCCATCAACAGATGATGAAGATGACGAAGCAACTGAGCCATCAACAGATGATGAAGATGACGAAGTAACTGAGCCATCAACAGATGATGAAGATGACGAAGCAACTGAGCCATCAACAGATGATGAAGATGACGAAGCAACTGAGCCATCAACAGATGATGAAGATGACGAAGTAACTGAGCCATCAACAGATGATGAAGATGACGAAGTAACTGAGCCACCATCAGAAAACGAAGATGGTGAAGATGACGAAGTAACTGAGCCATCATCAGATGACCAGCTTATGACCTTAATGATGGTTCCTCAATACCTTACAGAATTACCAAGCCCTAATATTAATCAAAATGCAGCTTATTTTTATGCTAGTGATTTTAGTGGAAGAACTGTTAAAATATTCCCATTGAAGTCTCTGGAGAATATTCACCATATAGAGCAGGTATCTGGTGTAGATAGTGGTTATACCGATATTGCCTCAAGTACAGGTAAACTGTATGGAGTAAGTTCTGGAATATGTGGTGGCTTATATGAAGTAAAAAGAGGTAATGATAAAAAAATAACAGATGAAGTATATGGTAATGCCTTACACTATGATGGTGCTGGAAAATTCTACTTTATGAAGGGTACTATTTTAGCATTTTATGATATAAATAATGATACAGTACAAGATGTTATTGATGTAGGATATTACAGTAAAGGTGATTTAGCATTTTACAATAACGATATCTACCTTTTAGGAAAAAGAAAACATAACTCTCATAGATGTTTGTTAATTAGAATCACACATGAGTTAAATGTTGAGGTTGTTAAGTACATTAATAATAACTCTTTTGGGTTAGCAGTGTGTGAAAATAATTTATATGTAGCTTATGACAATAAAGTGCAAGCAATTAATCCTAACACTGGTAATTATCTTGGTGAAGCGATTTTGGTACCAGGCTTAGGTTATATATATGGTTTAGCCCAAGCAAATGACGATTCTCAAATTACATATGTACCTGGTTATGTGTATTCACAGCATTACAAGATTAATCAATTACCAACGGTTAGTGATGAACAAAAATGGAGACTAGACTCTCATGACATAAAGCTTGGTTTGCCTGTAATTAAAAAATCTTTAACAGGTAGAAATAACTATACAAAAAACAGTACTGAGGCTGCGTTTTTAAAGCATGTACCTAGTGTTTTTCCAGATTCAAAATCTAAAAATGCTCAAAAAATATATGGATATTTAATTCCACAAGCTAATATCACAGATATTAGAGTAACAACAGATGACGGTGTGAGATTTTATCTTGATAGTGATTTAAATAACAATATTAATTTAAGCGATTTACTTATTGATAAGTTTATTGTACAGTCTAAAACAACGTATGAAACTAAAGTGAATTTAAGCAGAGGCACACCTTATCTTTATCAAATTAGCTACTTTAACTGGGGTGGTGCTGGTGCTTTATATTTTGAGTACAAATCAGACAATCATTGGACTAGAGTGCCTGCTAATTGGTGGCATATTAAATTGAATACAGCAATACCGTTCGAAAATACACCACCTACAATAGTAGTAAACCCAAGTAAAGAAACTATTTTTTATAACAATACCAGTTATAATATTAACCACGGAGTAACAGTTCATGATAATGAGCAGCCTGACTTAGCTTACCAAACAGATGATGATAACTTTGTACATGGTAATACAGGAGATACTGAAAAGGTTTATAACATAAAGTATACTGCTGAAGATGCCTTTGGTAAAAAAACAGAGGCAACAAGAAAAGTTACAATATTACCTAATCAGGCGCCAGTAGTAGAAGTAAATGAACCTATTATTAATATTGCTTTTAAAAGTGAATTTAATGATAGTTTAATTATGCAAGGTGTATCAGCTAAAGATGTTGATGGTTCGGTACAAAGTTTAGATTACAACATACCAATACCAATAGATACTCATCAGCAAAATACTAGTTTTATTATTAACTATATTGCTGTAGATAATGATGGCAAAGTAGGCTATGGTACTAAAACTGTTAAAATTGGAGCTAATCATAAACCGAAATTAACAGTGCCTAGTAGTATTAAAAAGATTCTTTTTGGTGCTCCAAGTATTAATCTACTTGAGGATATTACAGCAACTGATGTAGAAGATGGCAATTTAATAGATCAAGTTGTTTATAATCCCAAAACAATTGATACCCAGATAGCTACAACTACTGAGATCATATATACAGTTAGTGATAATGATGGTTTAACAAGTGAAGCTAGTAGGGATTATGAGGTACTTAATAATAATCCACCTCAATTAATTGTAAATAATGTTACCATAGAATATGGAGCTAACTTTAATGAAAGTGATTACAACAATTACTCAGTTAGCGATGTAGAAGATGATGCGCATGCACTTAAAGTAAAAGTAGCATACTTAGGTAAAGTAAATACCTATCAACCTAATAGCTACACTATAAGTTATACAGCTACGGATTCTGCTGGTGCTAAGGTTACTAAAGATAGAATAGTTACAGTGGTAGATACAAAAATGCCTACAATAAATAACGAATATCCTACAGTAACCATTAAGCTTGGTACTAAGTATGGACTTAATGAAATTATGGCAGGTGTTAGTGCTAGTGATCCAGTAGATGGACCACTTAATGTAACTTATACTGGTAGTGTTAATACTAGTATAGTAGCTCAGTATAAAATAACATACTCAGCCAAAGACTTTAACAATAATGAAGTCACCTGTACCCGTATAGTTAATGTAGCAGATAAAACTGATCCTACTCTTACAGTAAATCCACTAAGAATAGTGGTGCTAAAGGGTGATAAAATAGATGACTATTTTATGGGAGTTAGTGCTACAGATAATTATGATACAGATGTAAAAATCACTAAGAGAGGAACAGCAAACACCAATAAAGAGGGAGACCATAAAGTAACATATATTGCCACAGATGACTCTGGAAACAAAACAGAGGTAACACGAATATACCATGTTAATTATGCTCCAACAATTATTACAAACGGTGTAAGGAATGTGTATTTTGGTGAAAAGATTAATGTATATAGTGAAATAACCACCAATGATCAAGATGGAACAGTTGAAAGTGTTATTGCTGAGCCAAACACTATTGACTCTAAAACTGTTGGTGCAACAATAGTAAAATATACAGTTACAGATAATGATAAAGCAGTAACTGTTGGATTTAAAACATTTAGTGTTAAACAAAATAATCCACCTGTTTTAACCATAAAAAGACTTAACCCTAATCAACTAGTAGACACAGTTGAATATGGAGCTTCATTTGAGATGTTTAACGGTGTTTCAGCAAAAGATAAAGAAGATGATAAGTTAGGTTTTAAGGTAGAAATAACATATGACAACGAGCTGGATACTTCTAAGGTAGGAATACATTCCATAGAGTATACTGCAACTGATTCAGAGCTTGCTACTGATAAAAAAATACGAGTAATAGCTGTTATAGACACTAATAAACCAACAATAACTAATAAAATAGCCAATGTGGATTTATTATTGGGAGATACTTACAATAAAGCTGATATCTTGGCTGGAGTAGAGGCCAAAGATAAAGTAGATGGTGTCTTACCAAGCAGTAACATTAGCTATACAATTAAAGACAAAAATAACCAAATTGTAAGTGAAATTAAATCTGACCTAGTAATGAACTATACCATTACTTATGAAGCAGTAGATAAACATAATAATAAATCCAATGAAGTTACCAGAACAGTAAGCGTAAAAGATAAAGAAGCACCTGTTTTTGAAGCTTACAATAATTATATTGTAGTACAGCAGGGAGCTACTATAGATTATTTAGCTGGCATAAAAGCCAATGATAACTACGATAGTACAGTTCAAATTAAACATGATGGTGATATAAACACAAAAAATCCGGGTGAGTATACTGTTACCTATACAGCAACAGATAGCTCATTAAACGAAGCTAAAATAAAGCGAACTTATAGAGTAAATGCCAAGCCAATAATTAACATAACTAATCCAAGTCAAGAAGTATACTATGGAGAGCAGAACATTGATGTATTAGCAGGTGTTACTGCAAACGACAGTGAAGATGGTGACCTTACAGCTGTTATTGATGTGGATCTTAATACTATAGACTCAACTATAGTTGGTTCAAAAAAAGTAACATATGAAGTTGTAGATAAAGACGGTGCTAAAACAATAGCAACAAAAACATTTACAGTGTTACCAAATAAACAACCTGTTTTAACAGTGAATGCTATAAATGAACCAATTAAATTTGGTAGTAAGTTTGATACCTTAACCGGAGTATCTGCAACAGACTATGAGGATAAAAAACTTGGTCTTGATGTAGATATAAAATTTGATAAAAAAATTGATACAACCACAGCAGGTAACCAAACAATTACCTATACTGCAACCGATTCAGCAGGAGCAAAAGTAACTAAAAGCAGAACTGTTACAGTTGCAGCGAATACTGCACCAGTTATAACATTTAAAAATAATGAAACAGTAATTACCTTTGAATATGGTGTTGTAGTAACTAAAGAAATGCAACTTAATAATGTAGAAGCTAATGATAATGAAGATGGAGTTATAACTGATATAACTACCGATGCTGAAGCTAAAGCTTATGCTGTAGGAGACCATATCATTACTTATACAGCAAAAGATAAACATGATTTAGTAGGTACTAACTCAAGAACAATGAGAATTAAAGATACCGAAGCACCAGTACTAACTAATAAAATAGCCAATGTTGACTTAGTATTGGGAGATACTTATCCTAAAGCTAAAATCTTAGCTGGAGTAGAGGCCAAAGATAAAGTAGATGGTGTCTTACCATGCAGTAACATTAGCTATACAATTAAAGACAAAAATAACCAAATTGTAAGTGAAATTAAATCTGACCTAGTAATGAACTATACCATTACTTATGAAGCAGTAGATAAACATAATAATAAATCCAATGAAGTTACCAGAACAGTAAGTGTAAAAGATAAAGAAGCACCTGTTTTTGAAGCTTACAATAATTATATTGTAGTACAGCAGGGAGCTACTATAGATTATTTAGCTGGCATAAAAGCCAATGATAACTACGATAGTATAGTTGAAATTACACATGATGGCAAAATAAACACAGACAGTCCGGGTGAGTATACTGTTACCTATACAGCAACAGATAGCTCATTAAACGAAGCTAAAATAAAGAGAACTTATAGAGTAAATGCCAAGCCAATAATTCACATAGCTAATCCAAGTCAAGAAGTATACTATGGAGAGCAGAACATTGATGTATTAGCAGGTGTTACTGCAAACGACAGTGAAGATGGTGACCTTACAGCTGTTATTGATGTGGATCTTAATACTATAGACTCAACTATAGTTGGTTCAAAAAAAGTAACATATGAAGTTGTAGATAAAGACGGTGCTAAAACAATAGCAACAAAAACATTTACAGTGTTACCAAATAAACAACCTGTTTTAACAGTGAATGCTATAAATGAACCAATTAAATTTGGTAGTAAGTTTGATACCTTAACCGGAGTATCTGCAACAGACTATGAGGATAAAAAACTTGGTCTTGATGTAGATATAAAATTTGATAAAAAAATTGATACAACCACAGCAGGTAACCAAACAATTACCTATACTGCAACCGATTCAGCAGGAGCAAAAGTAACTAAAAGCAGAACTGTTACAGTTGCAGCGAATACTGCACCAGTTATAACATTTAAAAATAATGAAACAGTAATTACCTTTGAATATGGTGTTGTAGTAACTAAAGAAATGCAACTTAATAATGTAGAAGCTAATGATAATGAAGATGGAGTTATAACTGATATAACTACCGATGCTGAAGCTAAAGCTTATGCTGTAGGAGACCATATCATTACTTATACAGCAAAAGATAAACATGATTTAGTAGGTACTAACTCAAGAACAATGAGAATTAAAGATACCGAAGCACCAGTACTAACTAATAAAATAGCCAATGTTGACTTAGTATTGGGAGATACTTATCCTAAAGCTAAAATCTTAGCTGGAGTAGAGGCCAAAGATAAAGTAGATGGTGTTTTACCAAGCAGTAGCATTAGCTATACAATTAAAGACAAAAATAACCAAATTGTAAGTGAAATTAAATCTGACCTAGTAATGAACTATACCATTACTTATGAAGCAGTAGATAAACATAATAATAAATCCAATGAAGTTACTAGAACAGTAAGCGTAAAAGATAAAGAAGCACCTGTTTTTGAAGCTTACAATAATTATATTGTAGTACAGCAGGGAGCTACTATAGATTATTTAGCTGGCATAAAAGCCAATGATAACTACGATAGTACAGTTCAAATTAAACATGATGGTGATATAAACACAAAAAATCCGGGTGAGTATATTGTTACCTATACAGCAACAGATAGCTCATTAAACGAAGCTAAAATAAAGAGAACTTATAGAGTAAATGCCAAGCCAATAATTCACATAGCTAATCCAAGTCAAGAAGTATACTATGGAGAGCAGAACATTGATGTATTAGCAGGTGTTACTGCAAACGACAGTGAAGATGGTGACCTTACAGCTGTTATTGATGTGGATCTTAATACTATAGACTCAACTATAGTTGGTTCAAAAAAAGTAACATATGAAGTTGTAGATAAAGACGGTGCTAAAACAATAGCAACAAAAACATTTACAGTGTTACCAAATAAACAACCTGTTTTAACAGTGAATGCTATAAATGAACCAATTAAATTTGGTAGTAAGTTTGATACCTTAACCGGAGTATCTGCAACAGACTATGAGGATAAAAAACTTGGTCTTGATGTAGATATAAAATTTGATAAAAAAATTGATACAACCACAGCAGGTAACCAAACAATTACCTATACTGCAACTGACTCAGCAGGAGCAAAAGTAACTAAAAGCAGAACTGTTACAGTTGCAGAGAATACTGCACCAGTTATAACATTTAAAAATAATGAAACAGTAATTACCTTTGAATATGGTGTTGTAGTAACTAAAGAAATGCAACTTAATAATGTAGAAGCTAATGATAATGAAGATGGAGTTATAACTGATATAACTACCGATGCTGAAGCTAAAGCTTATGCTGTAGGAGACCATATCATTACTTATACAGCAAAAGATAAACATGATTTAGTAGGTACTAACTCAAGAACAATGAGAATTAAAGATACTGAAGCACCAGTACTAACTAATAAAATAGCCAATGTTGACTTAGTATTGGGAGATACTTATCCTAAAGCTAAAATCTTAGCTGGAGTAGAGGCCAAAGATAAAGTAGATGGTGTTTTACCAAGCAGTAGCATTAGCTATACAATTAAAGACAAAAATAACCAAATTGTAAGTGAAATTAAATCTGACCTAGTAATGAACTATACCATTACTTACAAAGCAGTAGATAAACATAATAATAAATCCAATGAAGTTACTAGAACAGTAAGCGTAAAAGATAAAGAAGCACCTGTTTTTGAAGCTTACAATAATTATATTGTAGTACAGCAGGGAGCTACTATAGATTATTTAGCTGGCATAAAAGCCAATGATAACTACGATAGTACAGTTCAAATTAAACATGATGGTGATATAAACACAAAAAATCCGGGTGAGTATATTGTTACCTATACAGCAACAGATAGCTCATTAAACGAAGCTAAAATAAAGAGAACTTATAGAGTAAATGCCAAGCCAATAATTCACATAACTAATCCAAGTCAAGAAGTATACTATGGAGAGCAGAACATTGATGTATTAGCAGGTGTTACTGCAAACGACAGTGAAGATGGTGACCTTACAGCTGTTATTGATGTGGATCTTAATACTATAGACTCAACTATAGTTGGTTCAAAAAAAGTAACATATGAAGTTGTAGATAAAGACGGTGCTAAAACAATAGCAACAAAAACATTTACAGTGTTACTAAATAAACAACCTGTTTTAACAGTGAATGCTATAAATGAACCAATTAAATTTGGTAGTAAGTTTGATACCTTAACCGGAGTATCTGCAACAGACTATGAGGATAAAAAACTTGGTCTTGATGTAGATATAAAATTTGATAAAAAAATTGATACAACCACAGCAGGTAACCAAACAATTACCTATACTGCAACCGATTCAGCAGGAGCAAAAGTAACTAAAAGCAGAACTGTTACAGTTGCAGCGAATACTGCACCAGTTATAACATTTAAAAATAATGAAACAGTAATTACCTTTGAATATGGTGTTGTAGTAACTAAAGAAATGCAACTTAATAATGTAGAAGCTAATGATAATGAAGATGGAGTTATAACTGATATAACTACCGATGCTGAAGCTAAGGCTTATGCTGTAGGCGACCATACCATTACTTATACAGCAAAAGATAAACATGATTTAGTAGGTACTAACTCAAGAACAATGACAATTGAAGATACGGAAGCACCAGTGATAGAAAATAACTTAGCTGAAAAAACAATTACAGTAGGAACTGAGTATGGTGATAGCGACATCCTTAGTGGCGTAAGTGCAAGTGACCCAATTGATGGAGAGGTAGCAGTTACCTACGTAATAGAGTTAGTAAAAGCAGATGGTAGTAAAGAAAAAGTTAGCGCAATTGCCAAAGATAGCTTAGGTAAATATCTAATAACCTATTCAGCAAAAGACAAAAATGGAAACTTGGCAGATACAAAAGAGCGTACTGTAGAGGTAATTGATGATGTAAAACCACAACTAAGTATAAACCCAAATAGAATTAGGGTTTTACGTGGAAGAACAGTTTCTAACTACTTATATGGTGTAACAGCAACCGATAATTATAATACAAACGTTACAATAAAACATAATGGACCAATTAATACTGATTCTTTAGGTGAAAAAACTGTTGAGTATGTAGCTAAGGATGCCTCTGGTAATGAAGTAAAGGGTACAAGGGTATATGTGGTGTATGAATATTATTATCCACCAACACCGCCAGAACCTAAGCCTGAACCTAAACCAGAACCACCAACTCCAGAAACACCTACTGAGCCAGGAGATGAAGAAATTATTGAAGACGATGAAACTCCATTAGGTGTTGTTGAGTACTTTGATCCTTATATTCATGGTTATGAAGATAAGACATTTAGACCAGCAAATAATGTAACAAGAGCAGAATTAGCTGCTATGATTTCAAGAATACTAAAGCTCAATTTAGATGAACCAACT